The proteins below are encoded in one region of Tessaracoccus aquimaris:
- the hisN gene encoding histidinol-phosphatase, whose product MSRPKDLTDDVRLAHLMADDADSLSMSRFKALDLQFSAKPDNTPVTEADTAVEESIRRTLARTRPRDAVHGEEFSDTGESSRRWIIDPIDGTKNYLRGVPVWATLIALEVDGKIVASVVSAPALGRRWWASEGGGAFTGRSILNATELRTSRVAEMADASLSYSEISEWVESGRGQGFIDLMRDCWRSRAYGDFWSYMLVAEGSVDIACEPDLALYDMAALDIIVREAGGKFTNLSGEDGVKGPGALATNGLIHEAVLAYLNDAAPDDEPAEALAEAPSE is encoded by the coding sequence ATGTCTCGACCGAAGGACCTCACCGACGACGTGCGCCTCGCGCACCTGATGGCAGACGACGCCGACTCCCTCTCCATGAGCCGGTTCAAGGCCTTGGACCTGCAGTTCTCGGCGAAGCCGGACAACACGCCCGTCACGGAGGCGGACACCGCCGTCGAGGAGTCCATCCGTCGCACGCTCGCAAGGACCCGCCCGCGCGACGCTGTGCACGGCGAGGAGTTCAGTGACACCGGCGAGTCGTCGCGTCGCTGGATCATCGACCCGATCGACGGCACCAAGAACTACCTGCGCGGCGTGCCCGTCTGGGCGACGCTGATCGCGCTGGAGGTCGACGGCAAGATCGTCGCTTCCGTCGTCTCCGCTCCCGCGCTCGGTCGCCGCTGGTGGGCGTCGGAGGGCGGCGGCGCGTTCACGGGTCGCTCGATCCTGAACGCCACGGAACTGCGGACGAGCCGGGTCGCCGAGATGGCCGATGCTTCGCTGTCGTACTCGGAGATTTCGGAGTGGGTCGAGTCGGGTCGCGGGCAGGGCTTCATCGACCTGATGCGCGACTGTTGGCGCAGCCGCGCCTACGGCGACTTCTGGAGTTACATGCTGGTGGCCGAGGGCTCCGTCGACATCGCGTGCGAACCCGACCTGGCCCTGTACGACATGGCCGCCCTTGACATCATCGTCCGCGAGGCTGGCGGGAAGTTCACCAACCTGTCCGGCGAGGATGGCGTCAAGGGCCCCGGCGCGCTCGCCACCAACGGGCTGATCCACGAGGCCGTCCTGGCCTACCTGAACGACGCCGCGCCCGACGACGAGCCTGCTGAGGCTCTTGCCGAGGCACCGTCCGAGTAG
- the rsgA gene encoding ribosome small subunit-dependent GTPase A, with translation MSIHEDDHTGFDRPRKRSRPRTKDRPDYSSLPVARVVSVDRGRYRCLLEDRIVSAVRGRLIARKGIIVGDEVRLDGDTSADEGTLARVVEVLERTTMLRRSADDADTFERPIVANADQLFIVTALADPPPRMGMIDRILVAAYDAGIAPMLCLTKADLASPDELRAAYEPLGVPILVTDPLADLTPVREALTDHVTVFVGHSGVGKSTLVNRLIPDAHRATGEVSELTGKGRHTSTSAVAMELPEGGWIVDTPGVRSFGISHVRPGSILGAFPDLAEYAEDCPRGCRHQTDAPECALDDAVADGRLAPERLASFRRMERAFV, from the coding sequence GTGAGTATCCACGAGGACGACCACACCGGATTCGACCGGCCGCGGAAGCGCAGCCGACCCCGCACCAAGGACCGCCCCGACTACTCGTCGCTTCCGGTCGCCCGGGTGGTGTCGGTCGACCGGGGCCGCTACCGCTGCCTGCTTGAGGACAGGATCGTCTCGGCCGTGCGCGGCAGGCTGATCGCGCGCAAGGGCATCATCGTCGGCGACGAGGTGCGCCTGGACGGGGACACGAGCGCAGACGAGGGCACCCTCGCCCGCGTCGTCGAGGTCCTCGAGCGGACCACGATGCTGCGCAGAAGCGCCGACGACGCGGATACCTTCGAGCGTCCGATCGTCGCGAACGCGGACCAACTGTTCATCGTCACGGCGCTGGCGGACCCGCCGCCGAGGATGGGGATGATCGACCGGATCCTGGTGGCGGCCTACGACGCCGGGATCGCGCCGATGCTCTGCCTGACGAAGGCCGACCTCGCCAGCCCCGACGAGCTTCGCGCGGCCTATGAGCCGCTCGGCGTCCCGATCCTGGTGACCGACCCCCTGGCCGACCTGACGCCGGTCCGCGAGGCCCTCACGGACCACGTGACGGTGTTCGTCGGACACTCCGGCGTCGGCAAGTCGACGCTGGTGAACCGGCTCATCCCCGACGCGCACCGCGCAACCGGGGAGGTCTCCGAACTGACGGGCAAGGGCAGGCACACGTCGACGTCGGCGGTCGCGATGGAACTGCCCGAGGGCGGCTGGATCGTCGACACCCCCGGCGTCCGCTCGTTCGGGATCAGCCACGTCCGGCCCGGGTCGATCCTCGGCGCCTTCCCCGATCTGGCCGAGTACGCAGAGGACTGCCCCCGCGGGTGCAGGCATCAGACGGACGCCCCGGAGTGCGCGCTCGACGATGCCGTCGCCGACGGCCGGCTGGCCCCGGAGCGGCTCGCCTCCTTCCGGCGGATGGAGCGGGCCTTCGTGTAG
- a CDS encoding SOS response-associated peptidase — protein sequence MCGRYAATANPDELVEEFEISFVDEGMDEVCEPRYNIAPTDTVPAVVERAKDGEQTRKLVGLRWGLVPSWAKAPTATMINARVETVTEKPAFRKAASARRCLIPSIGYYEWRPEQVPGTAKPVKQPYFLYPQAEPFVMAGLYEFWKGPDGWVASTTIITTEATDELGWVHDRMPMIVPADSYDDWLDPGLTDARAAVALLETPLTLAHRKVSRAVSFVGNDGPDLIVAAG from the coding sequence ATGTGCGGACGGTATGCGGCCACTGCCAACCCAGACGAACTCGTTGAGGAGTTCGAGATCTCCTTCGTCGACGAGGGGATGGACGAGGTGTGTGAGCCTCGCTACAACATCGCCCCGACCGACACCGTCCCTGCGGTGGTGGAACGCGCCAAGGACGGCGAGCAGACGCGCAAGCTCGTCGGGCTGCGCTGGGGCCTGGTGCCAAGCTGGGCGAAGGCGCCCACCGCCACGATGATCAACGCGCGGGTCGAGACGGTCACCGAGAAGCCTGCCTTCCGGAAGGCCGCCTCAGCCCGCCGCTGCCTGATTCCGTCGATCGGCTACTACGAGTGGCGGCCCGAGCAGGTCCCGGGAACGGCGAAGCCGGTCAAGCAGCCCTACTTCCTCTACCCGCAGGCGGAGCCGTTCGTGATGGCAGGGCTGTACGAGTTCTGGAAGGGCCCCGACGGCTGGGTCGCGTCGACGACGATCATCACCACCGAGGCCACCGACGAACTGGGCTGGGTGCACGACCGGATGCCGATGATCGTGCCCGCCGACTCCTACGACGACTGGCTCGACCCCGGACTCACCGACGCAAGGGCGGCGGTCGCGCTGCTCGAGACCCCCCTGACGCTCGCCCACCGCAAGGTCTCCCGGGCCGTCAGCTTCGTCGGAAACGACGGCCCCGACCTCATCGTCGCGGCTGGCTGA
- a CDS encoding ABC transporter ATP-binding protein, giving the protein MNVLEVRDLTIRFGRRPPAVDGISFSVGEHDRLGIIGQSGSGKSVTSLAIMGLLPEHAQVTGSITFNGRELVGLPERQYRGLRGDEISMIFQEPMTALDPTMRVGRQIGEVVALHHGEQKGSIHMEVLDWLGKVGIAEPERIADSYPHELSGGQRQRALIAMALANEPELVLCDEPTTALDVLVQRQILRLLDEQLRDRASVFVSHDLAVVREVCPRVAVMLEGRIVEEGEVEQIISDPQHPYTKGLIASARIDRVPRDQPLPSVADFYTGEAHA; this is encoded by the coding sequence GTGAACGTGCTTGAGGTCAGGGACCTGACCATCCGGTTCGGGCGGCGCCCTCCCGCCGTCGACGGCATCTCGTTCAGCGTCGGCGAACACGACCGGCTCGGCATCATCGGGCAGTCCGGCTCGGGAAAGTCTGTGACGTCGCTTGCGATCATGGGGCTGCTGCCGGAACACGCACAGGTCACCGGGTCGATCACGTTCAACGGGCGTGAACTCGTGGGGCTGCCCGAGCGCCAGTACCGCGGGCTCCGCGGCGACGAGATCTCGATGATCTTCCAGGAGCCCATGACGGCGCTCGACCCGACGATGCGCGTCGGACGCCAGATCGGGGAGGTCGTGGCGCTGCACCACGGCGAGCAGAAGGGCTCCATCCACATGGAGGTGCTCGACTGGCTGGGCAAGGTCGGCATTGCGGAGCCGGAGCGGATCGCCGACTCCTACCCGCACGAACTCTCCGGAGGGCAGCGGCAGCGGGCGCTGATCGCGATGGCGCTGGCAAACGAGCCCGAACTGGTGCTGTGCGACGAGCCGACCACCGCGCTCGACGTGCTCGTGCAGCGCCAGATCCTGCGACTGCTCGACGAGCAACTCCGCGACCGCGCCTCGGTGTTCGTTTCGCACGACCTGGCCGTCGTCCGGGAGGTATGCCCGCGTGTCGCCGTCATGCTGGAGGGCAGGATCGTCGAGGAGGGCGAGGTCGAGCAGATCATCTCCGACCCGCAGCACCCGTACACCAAGGGCCTGATCGCCTCCGCCCGGATCGACCGCGTTCCGCGCGACCAGCCGCTGCCGAGCGTCGCCGACTTCTACACGGGGGAGGCGCACGCATGA
- the serA gene encoding phosphoglycerate dehydrogenase, with product MKALLLENIHADAEKSLRNRGFEVETLPGALNEDDLIAALEGVDYLGIRSRTYVTRRVIESSPNLRAIGAFCIGTNQIDLDAATEAGVAVFNAPYSNTRSVVELAIGEIISMARRLTDRNRDMHEGRWDKSAIGSHEVRGRTLGIVGYGNIGSQLSVVAEALGMRVIFYDVVDRLALGNARRVDSLDELLEQAETISLHVDGRATNKNLFGAAEFAKMRPRALFLNLCRGSVVDLDALHENLVSGHIAGAAIDVYPSEPKSKDEPFVSNLQNVPNVILTPHVGGSTLEAQVDIGRYVAGKLADYHELGGTAMCVNIPEVAAGPKTSDARVVALHRNVPGVMARLNSVLAECNMNIGWQTLATKGHQGYAITDVSGEGYEGLLAKLDGLDETIQVRVL from the coding sequence GTGAAGGCACTGCTACTCGAGAACATCCACGCCGACGCCGAAAAGTCGCTGCGCAACCGCGGCTTCGAGGTTGAGACCCTGCCCGGCGCCCTCAACGAGGACGACCTGATCGCCGCGCTGGAGGGCGTCGACTACCTCGGCATCCGATCGCGCACCTACGTGACGCGACGCGTCATCGAGTCCTCCCCGAACCTGCGGGCGATCGGCGCGTTCTGCATCGGAACCAACCAGATCGACCTGGACGCCGCCACCGAGGCGGGGGTCGCCGTCTTCAACGCGCCGTACTCCAACACGCGCTCGGTGGTCGAACTGGCCATCGGCGAGATCATCTCGATGGCCCGCCGCCTGACCGACCGGAACCGCGACATGCACGAGGGTCGCTGGGACAAGTCGGCGATCGGCTCGCACGAGGTCCGCGGCCGCACCCTCGGCATCGTCGGCTATGGAAACATCGGCTCGCAGCTTTCCGTGGTCGCCGAGGCGCTCGGCATGCGCGTGATCTTCTACGACGTGGTCGACCGGCTCGCCCTCGGTAACGCCCGCCGCGTCGACTCGCTCGACGAGCTGCTGGAGCAGGCCGAGACCATCTCGCTGCACGTCGACGGCCGCGCAACCAACAAGAACCTGTTCGGCGCCGCCGAGTTCGCCAAGATGCGCCCCCGCGCGCTGTTCCTGAACCTGTGCCGCGGGTCGGTCGTCGACCTGGACGCGCTGCACGAGAACCTGGTGAGCGGCCACATCGCGGGCGCGGCGATCGACGTCTACCCGTCGGAGCCGAAGTCGAAGGACGAGCCGTTCGTCTCGAACCTGCAGAACGTGCCAAACGTCATCCTGACCCCGCACGTGGGCGGCTCGACGCTGGAGGCTCAGGTCGACATCGGCCGCTACGTCGCGGGCAAGCTGGCCGACTACCACGAGCTCGGCGGCACCGCGATGTGCGTGAACATCCCCGAGGTCGCCGCAGGTCCGAAGACCTCCGACGCCCGCGTGGTCGCCCTGCACCGCAACGTGCCGGGTGTGATGGCCCGCCTGAACTCGGTGCTCGCCGAGTGCAACATGAACATCGGCTGGCAGACCCTTGCCACCAAGGGCCACCAGGGCTACGCCATCACCGACGTCAGTGGTGAGGGATACGAGGGGCTGCTCGCGAAGCTGGACGGCCTGGATGAGACCATCCAGGTCCGCGTCCTCTGA
- a CDS encoding DoxX family membrane protein, with amino-acid sequence MSLLRFVARSMFAGYFITEGVKAVTKPAESAPDAEAFTSTITPLLQRVVPADVSSYVPEKAETWVRISGVAQIAGGAMFATGIGRRIGALLLAKASVLNVAMALPGKDAPKTAKDSARPEVLRNVALLGASILAMQDTQGKPSLAWRADQAAKVTEKKAAALGDDISKSTKAAAATAEKKAKKLARKARKQARRLSKKIDAVTS; translated from the coding sequence ATGAGCCTCTTGCGATTTGTTGCCCGGAGCATGTTCGCCGGCTACTTCATCACGGAAGGCGTCAAGGCGGTCACCAAGCCCGCCGAGAGCGCCCCTGATGCTGAAGCCTTCACCTCGACCATCACGCCGCTGCTGCAGCGCGTCGTGCCAGCGGACGTGTCGTCCTACGTGCCCGAGAAGGCCGAGACGTGGGTGCGGATCTCCGGCGTGGCCCAGATCGCGGGCGGAGCCATGTTCGCCACCGGCATCGGCCGGAGGATCGGCGCGCTGCTGCTCGCCAAGGCGAGCGTGCTCAACGTCGCGATGGCGCTGCCCGGCAAGGATGCCCCCAAGACGGCGAAGGATTCCGCACGTCCCGAGGTGCTCCGCAACGTGGCGCTTCTGGGCGCCTCGATCCTTGCGATGCAGGACACCCAGGGCAAGCCGAGCCTTGCCTGGCGCGCCGACCAGGCGGCGAAGGTGACCGAGAAGAAGGCCGCCGCGCTCGGCGACGACATCTCCAAGTCCACGAAGGCCGCGGCCGCGACCGCCGAGAAGAAGGCGAAGAAGCTGGCCCGCAAGGCACGCAAGCAGGCCCGGCGGCTCAGTAAGAAGATCGACGCCGTCACCTCGTGA
- the aroA gene encoding 3-phosphoshikimate 1-carboxyvinyltransferase, producing the protein MQRPLPHASAPVRGEVIVPGSKSETNRALVLAALATGPSRLDGVLESRDSALMIDALRALGVSVETDGTRARVAPPVRFAGAKDIDCGLAGTVMRFAPPVAMLADGPSGFVGDPHASERPMKPLLDGLRQLGAIVTGDRLPFRISPPAQYGATVAIDASESSQFISGLLLIGARLPEGLTLRHTGDVLPSRPHIDMTAAMLRDRGVSVAEPDARTWRVAHGPIAAKDATIEPDLTNASVFLAAAALTGGEVSVVGWPRRSLQPGALFLDVVESMGARVTRSAGKVTVHGAGRLQGIDVDLGAASELTPVVAALGALAEGTTTISGVAHIRGHETDRLAALVTELRRVGVDASETEDGLRITGGGDLRPAVLHAYADHRMVHFAALLALRIRGIGIDDIACVSKTMPRFPSDWAGLIG; encoded by the coding sequence ATGCAACGACCGCTCCCCCACGCGTCCGCTCCCGTCCGCGGTGAGGTGATCGTCCCCGGGTCGAAGTCGGAAACCAACCGTGCGCTGGTGCTCGCCGCTCTCGCGACCGGTCCCAGCCGCCTCGACGGGGTCCTCGAGTCGCGCGACTCCGCGTTGATGATCGACGCCCTGCGCGCCCTCGGCGTCTCGGTCGAGACCGACGGCACCCGCGCCCGGGTCGCGCCCCCCGTACGTTTCGCAGGCGCCAAGGACATCGACTGCGGCCTCGCGGGCACGGTGATGCGATTCGCCCCACCGGTGGCGATGCTCGCCGACGGCCCCTCCGGATTCGTGGGCGACCCCCACGCGTCCGAGCGCCCGATGAAGCCGCTGCTCGACGGGCTCCGCCAACTGGGCGCCATCGTCACCGGCGATCGACTGCCGTTCAGGATCAGCCCTCCGGCGCAGTACGGCGCCACGGTGGCCATCGACGCGTCCGAGTCAAGCCAGTTCATCTCCGGCCTGCTGCTGATCGGCGCCCGGCTCCCCGAGGGCCTGACGCTACGCCACACCGGCGACGTGTTGCCGTCGCGGCCGCACATCGACATGACGGCGGCGATGCTGCGCGACAGGGGCGTCAGCGTCGCCGAACCGGACGCGCGGACCTGGCGGGTCGCGCACGGGCCGATCGCCGCGAAGGACGCCACCATCGAGCCCGACCTCACCAACGCGTCGGTCTTCCTGGCCGCGGCCGCCCTCACCGGCGGCGAGGTCTCGGTCGTGGGCTGGCCGCGCCGATCGCTGCAGCCGGGGGCGCTGTTCCTCGACGTGGTCGAGTCGATGGGTGCCCGGGTGACGCGCTCGGCAGGAAAGGTCACGGTGCACGGCGCCGGGAGGCTCCAGGGGATCGACGTCGACCTCGGCGCCGCGTCCGAACTGACGCCTGTGGTGGCGGCGCTCGGAGCCCTCGCTGAGGGGACGACCACGATCTCCGGGGTCGCGCACATCCGAGGCCACGAGACGGATCGGCTCGCGGCGCTCGTCACGGAACTGCGGCGGGTCGGCGTCGACGCGTCCGAGACCGAGGACGGGCTGCGCATCACCGGAGGCGGCGACCTTCGCCCTGCCGTGCTGCACGCCTACGCGGACCACCGGATGGTGCACTTCGCCGCGCTTCTTGCGCTGCGGATCCGGGGCATCGGGATCGATGACATCGCGTGCGTGTCGAAGACCATGCCGCGCTTCCCGTCCGACTGGGCCGGGCTCATCGGGTGA
- a CDS encoding ABC transporter permease has translation MTVLRRVGVRVAWLLGSLLLASFLIFLATNKLPGNIAQVTLGTNAGPGEVAALEERLGLNRPFLLRYVEWLGGIVTRFDFGQSYYTGAPVSPLIAARFEVSAWVIAFGMIFAILIAIPVGSYAAVRRRHLDGIAVSALSQVGLAIPAFWAGIWLVIVFAVRLGWLPAGGYVSYWDSPLDWIRHLILPVASLAVVQASVISRYVRSSVIDVLHEDFFRTARAVGWSRIGALWRHGLRNIGISLLTVIGLQLATLLVGAIIIEQVFALPGLGSALLTAVSGRDLGIVQAIVLLLVWSVLLINFLVDITYQIVDPRLRRRAEAA, from the coding sequence ATGACCGTCCTGCGCAGGGTCGGGGTGCGGGTCGCCTGGCTGCTGGGTAGCCTCCTGCTCGCCAGCTTCCTGATCTTCCTCGCGACCAACAAGCTGCCGGGCAACATCGCCCAAGTCACCCTCGGCACCAACGCCGGGCCGGGCGAGGTCGCCGCGCTCGAGGAACGCCTCGGCCTGAACCGACCCTTCCTCCTGCGCTACGTCGAGTGGCTCGGCGGCATCGTCACCCGCTTCGACTTCGGCCAGTCCTACTACACCGGCGCCCCCGTCAGCCCCCTGATCGCGGCGCGCTTCGAGGTCTCGGCCTGGGTGATCGCCTTCGGCATGATCTTCGCGATCCTGATCGCCATCCCCGTCGGCTCCTACGCCGCGGTGCGCCGCCGTCACCTCGACGGCATCGCCGTGTCCGCGCTGTCCCAGGTGGGGCTCGCCATCCCCGCGTTCTGGGCGGGCATCTGGCTGGTGATCGTGTTCGCGGTGCGGCTCGGCTGGCTGCCCGCTGGCGGTTACGTCTCCTACTGGGACAGCCCGCTCGACTGGATCAGGCACCTGATCCTGCCCGTCGCCTCGCTCGCGGTCGTGCAGGCCTCCGTCATCTCCCGCTACGTGCGAAGCTCGGTGATCGACGTCCTCCACGAGGACTTCTTCCGCACCGCCCGCGCCGTCGGCTGGTCGCGGATCGGCGCGCTGTGGCGCCACGGCCTCCGCAACATCGGCATCTCGCTGCTGACGGTGATCGGCCTGCAGTTGGCGACGCTGCTGGTCGGCGCCATCATCATCGAGCAGGTGTTCGCGCTGCCCGGGCTCGGGTCGGCGCTGCTGACGGCGGTCTCGGGGCGCGACCTCGGCATCGTGCAGGCGATCGTGCTGCTTCTGGTCTGGTCGGTGCTGCTGATCAACTTCCTCGTCGACATCACCTACCAGATCGTCGACCCGAGGCTGAGGCGAAGGGCGGAGGCGGCATGA
- a CDS encoding ABC transporter ATP-binding protein: protein MSLVELRGATATYRRGGKQFVALSDVTLTIEQGERVGIVGGSGSGKTTLARLMLGLLKPSAGEITFQDRSIVGLPERRLGWLRAAASMVFQDPNSSLDPRMKLRDIIGEPLRSPVLRKRPDVPPLSDAVLAAAMDGVGLDVEMLERYPHQLSGGQRQRTAIARALISDPALLVADEPVSALDVSVRAQVLNLLTSEVQERGLALVLVSHDLSVVARLCDRVVVVERGRVVEEGPVDAVLTSPEHPYTRALLDATLTI, encoded by the coding sequence ATGAGCCTCGTCGAACTCCGCGGCGCGACCGCAACGTACCGCCGAGGCGGCAAACAGTTCGTGGCGCTGAGCGACGTCACCCTCACCATCGAGCAGGGGGAGCGTGTCGGCATCGTCGGCGGCTCGGGGTCGGGCAAGACGACGCTCGCCCGGCTGATGCTCGGCCTCCTGAAGCCCTCGGCGGGGGAGATCACGTTCCAGGACCGCTCGATCGTCGGCCTGCCGGAGCGGCGGCTCGGCTGGCTGCGGGCGGCGGCGTCGATGGTGTTCCAGGACCCGAACTCCTCGCTCGACCCCCGAATGAAGCTGCGCGACATCATCGGCGAGCCGCTGCGCTCCCCGGTGCTCAGGAAGCGCCCCGACGTTCCGCCGCTCAGCGACGCGGTCCTCGCCGCCGCGATGGACGGCGTCGGCCTCGACGTCGAGATGCTTGAGCGCTACCCCCACCAACTCTCCGGCGGTCAGCGGCAGCGCACCGCCATCGCACGGGCGCTGATCAGCGACCCGGCTCTGCTGGTCGCAGACGAGCCCGTGTCGGCCCTCGACGTGTCCGTGCGGGCGCAGGTGCTCAACCTGCTCACCTCCGAGGTGCAGGAGCGCGGCCTTGCGCTGGTGCTCGTGTCGCACGACCTGTCGGTGGTGGCGCGGCTGTGCGACCGGGTGGTCGTGGTCGAGCGCGGCCGCGTCGTCGAGGAGGGCCCCGTCGACGCCGTCCTGACCTCACCGGAGCATCCGTACACGCGGGCCCTGCTCGACGCGACGCTGACCATCTGA
- a CDS encoding ABC transporter permease: protein MRRGTLILSIVLIGIVVALAAVGLFWTPFGPTDITGGSLEAPGWPHVLGTDAIGVDVLSMLMSGARICLLVGIVSVAGAALIGVPIGIFSGMTRGWVSDLPARLSDILYGFPALLLAILLAAAVGGSTWTAMAAIAVATIPAFVRLARAATYQVMSLGYIEAARVSGTPTLAIAARHVLPNIAPVLGVQASVSFGIAILAEAGLSYLGLGSGPDTPTWGRMLREAQSNLFNAPILALWPGLAIAVATMGFNLLGDGLRDLLDPRLREVS from the coding sequence ATGAGGCGCGGCACCCTGATCCTCAGCATCGTGCTGATCGGCATCGTCGTGGCCCTCGCGGCGGTCGGCCTGTTCTGGACCCCGTTCGGACCTACCGACATCACCGGGGGCAGCCTTGAGGCTCCCGGCTGGCCCCATGTGCTCGGCACTGACGCGATCGGCGTGGACGTGCTGTCGATGCTGATGAGCGGGGCGAGGATCTGCCTGCTGGTGGGCATCGTCTCCGTCGCGGGGGCCGCGCTCATCGGCGTGCCCATCGGGATCTTCTCCGGCATGACCCGTGGCTGGGTGAGCGACCTGCCTGCACGCCTCTCCGACATCCTCTACGGCTTCCCCGCGCTGCTGCTCGCGATCCTGCTCGCCGCGGCGGTCGGCGGGTCGACGTGGACGGCGATGGCCGCGATCGCCGTGGCGACCATCCCTGCCTTCGTGCGCCTCGCGAGGGCGGCGACCTACCAGGTGATGAGCCTCGGCTACATCGAGGCGGCCCGCGTCAGCGGCACCCCGACCCTCGCGATCGCCGCGCGCCACGTGCTGCCCAACATCGCGCCGGTGCTGGGCGTGCAGGCCTCCGTCAGCTTCGGCATCGCGATCCTCGCGGAGGCGGGGCTCAGCTACCTCGGCCTCGGCTCGGGGCCGGACACGCCGACGTGGGGCCGGATGTTGCGCGAGGCGCAGAGCAACCTGTTCAACGCGCCCATCCTGGCGCTGTGGCCCGGCCTGGCGATCGCGGTCGCCACGATGGGCTTCAACCTGCTCGGCGACGGGCTGCGCGACCTGCTCGACCCGCGCCTCCGGGAGGTGTCGTGA
- a CDS encoding ABC transporter substrate-binding protein, with product MRRSRSFVGMLLALALAVTLSACTRPEPKEETGRELNIGATAEPTGLDMITVPGAGTPFVLLYNVYETLVKLDSEGTIKPLLASDWTLSDDRLTYTFSLQNQAKFASGAPVDADAVVKSFDRARADSATDSIKAKWAAVADVEAVDVHTVKVTMSRPSNEWLYDMTGPAGIVSDPSAVADLNTAPAGSGPYTFVKWDQGSLLRLAANPSYWGTPARFDPVNFRYYADPNAMNTAMLSGQLDIISNLTVPQSIGQFADSSKYTTYEGTTEGEVVLGFNHETKALSDVRVRQAINHAIDRKGLINSVWGGKGTLIGSMVPPTDPWYEDLSQAYPYDPAKAKELLTEAGVASGLTLRLRVPNLPYGPTAGRYVAAQLKEVGINVALEELDWPRWLDQVYGKHDYDMTIVAHVEPHDLSAFAAPNNYWNFHNEEFNALLVSADEGTEAVQTEDLKKAAKLLSDQAAADWLFLLPNIIIATPEISGIQENQVSLSFDLTLLAARS from the coding sequence ATGCGTCGAAGCCGCTCCTTCGTGGGCATGCTCCTTGCCCTGGCGCTCGCCGTCACGCTCAGCGCCTGTACCCGACCCGAGCCGAAGGAAGAGACGGGCCGCGAACTCAACATCGGGGCCACCGCCGAGCCGACGGGGCTGGACATGATCACCGTCCCGGGCGCTGGCACGCCATTCGTGCTGCTCTACAACGTCTACGAGACGCTGGTGAAACTCGACAGCGAGGGCACCATCAAGCCCCTGCTGGCCTCCGACTGGACGCTGTCCGACGATCGGCTCACCTACACGTTCTCGCTGCAGAACCAGGCGAAGTTCGCCTCGGGCGCGCCCGTCGACGCCGACGCCGTCGTCAAGAGCTTCGACCGGGCACGGGCCGACTCCGCAACCGACTCGATCAAGGCCAAGTGGGCCGCCGTCGCGGACGTGGAGGCCGTCGACGTCCACACCGTCAAGGTGACCATGTCGCGTCCCTCGAACGAATGGCTCTACGACATGACGGGACCGGCAGGCATCGTGTCCGACCCGAGCGCCGTCGCCGACCTGAACACCGCGCCCGCAGGCTCCGGGCCGTACACCTTCGTCAAGTGGGACCAGGGCTCGCTGCTCAGGCTGGCTGCCAACCCGTCCTACTGGGGCACCCCTGCGCGCTTCGACCCCGTGAACTTTCGCTACTACGCCGACCCGAACGCCATGAACACGGCGATGCTCTCGGGGCAGTTGGACATCATCTCCAACCTGACGGTGCCGCAGTCGATCGGGCAGTTCGCCGACTCGTCGAAGTACACGACCTACGAGGGCACCACCGAGGGTGAGGTCGTGCTCGGCTTCAACCACGAGACGAAGGCGCTCTCCGACGTGCGCGTGCGCCAGGCGATCAACCACGCCATCGACCGCAAGGGCCTCATCAACTCGGTGTGGGGCGGCAAGGGGACGCTGATCGGCTCCATGGTGCCCCCGACTGATCCCTGGTACGAGGACCTCTCCCAGGCGTACCCGTACGACCCCGCAAAGGCGAAGGAACTCCTGACCGAGGCGGGCGTCGCCAGCGGCCTGACGCTGCGGCTGCGCGTCCCGAACCTGCCATACGGGCCGACCGCCGGCCGCTACGTCGCCGCCCAACTCAAGGAGGTCGGCATCAACGTGGCCCTTGAGGAACTGGACTGGCCGCGTTGGCTGGACCAGGTCTACGGCAAGCACGACTACGACATGACGATCGTCGCGCACGTCGAGCCGCACGACCTGTCGGCCTTCGCGGCGCCGAACAACTACTGGAACTTCCACAACGAGGAGTTCAACGCGCTGCTCGTCTCGGCGGACGAGGGCACCGAGGCCGTCCAGACGGAGGACCTGAAGAAGGCGGCGAAGCTGCTCTCCGACCAGGCCGCCGCCGACTGGCTGTTCCTGCTGCCCAACATCATCATCGCGACCCCCGAGATCTCGGGCATCCAGGAGAACCAGGTCAGCCTGTCCTTCGACCTCACCCTGCTGGCGGCACGGAGCTGA